A window of the Haloquadratum walsbyi C23 genome harbors these coding sequences:
- a CDS encoding DUF7119 family protein has translation MTHNNSNIDNDDSAPSFTQLRSDGGDPSVRPPADREEPVGEPVVRSDPAITGQRAREAVEFDPTDPASITSAAQTVRAFSENTVGADDNVYILRGAAACAALVRGVGSYKQAVERAGGDVSISFVRKWARVHDLPQAIRRHVARGDIAPTAAKHIARVSGLDRLDLAWAVIDADLTVREVRRIASEVDNDTTAAEALAERGITVGSIELSLPIPLYRELRRRASVENRPPGQIVSNALEDTFETD, from the coding sequence ATGACACATAATAACAGTAATATTGATAATGATGATTCTGCACCAAGTTTTACTCAACTTCGCAGCGACGGCGGAGACCCCTCAGTTCGTCCACCAGCGGATCGTGAGGAGCCTGTTGGCGAACCAGTTGTTCGGTCTGACCCGGCTATCACAGGACAGCGGGCACGCGAGGCAGTTGAATTTGACCCGACAGACCCAGCAAGTATTACATCGGCTGCACAGACCGTACGGGCATTTTCTGAGAACACTGTTGGTGCTGATGACAATGTGTATATTCTTCGCGGAGCCGCTGCGTGTGCTGCCCTTGTAAGAGGCGTTGGGTCATATAAGCAAGCGGTGGAACGTGCAGGTGGTGATGTTTCAATCTCTTTTGTGCGAAAGTGGGCACGAGTGCATGACCTTCCACAGGCGATTAGACGCCATGTTGCTCGCGGTGATATCGCGCCAACAGCCGCAAAACATATTGCGCGCGTCTCAGGGCTTGATCGGCTTGATCTCGCGTGGGCTGTTATTGATGCTGATCTTACTGTTCGTGAAGTGCGACGGATTGCAAGTGAGGTTGATAATGATACAACCGCGGCTGAAGCACTCGCTGAGCGGGGAATCACTGTTGGATCGATTGAACTTTCATTGCCAATCCCACTATATCGCGAACTGCGACGACGAGCGTCTGTCGAAAATCGTCCGCCGGGTCAAATAGTCAGTAATGCACTCGAAGATACTTTCGAGACTGATTGA
- the pepF gene encoding oligoendopeptidase F — MSSIPERNEIETEYTWDLSGIYTDAAEWESAYESVQDQLTDLKEYEGHVTESPSTLLELLEQREEIFRTLATVSTYANLRSAEDTRDQESQARQSKAESLSSRARSAISFIEPELQELDSEEISSFCEHEPALKQYEHFFDDVLRAKPHTRSSEVESVLADLGEIASSPSDIYGMLSNADMTFPTVDHPDPGEDTIEITLGNFTKLQKHPDRAFRQTVYEQFYDEWKDVRNTVGTALQNSVKKDVKYARARRYESARAASLDGPNVPVTVYDTLCETVRDNLEHLHRHARLKQAALNLNELRPWDFYISLTGDESPKIPYDRATTYITDAVAPLGSEYQQRVADGLESRWVDVYENRGKRSGAFSSGAYDTQPFILMNYQDDISSMFTLAHELGHSMHSELAKNAQPWQYADYTIFVAEVASTVNETLLTNHLLETLEDDTLRLHILDEYLERVRSTLYRQTMFAEFESTIHEIIEEGGALTPDRFDEIYRDLKETYYQPAVLDDRIAREWMRIPHFYYSFYVYQYATGISAAIAIVDQIDTDGEDAAEDYRSALELGGSAYPIDILQTAGVDMTDAAPIESALTGYADYLDQMEALIE, encoded by the coding sequence ATGAGTTCGATTCCCGAACGAAACGAGATTGAGACCGAATATACCTGGGATCTTTCAGGTATCTATACTGACGCTGCGGAATGGGAATCAGCGTATGAGTCAGTTCAGGATCAACTGACAGATCTCAAAGAATATGAAGGACATGTGACTGAGTCGCCGTCAACACTTCTGGAGTTGCTTGAGCAGCGCGAGGAGATATTCCGAACATTGGCAACGGTAAGCACATATGCGAATCTTCGCAGCGCTGAGGACACGCGTGATCAGGAATCTCAGGCTCGACAGTCGAAAGCTGAGTCGTTATCATCTCGCGCCCGCTCGGCAATTAGTTTCATTGAGCCTGAATTGCAGGAGCTTGACAGCGAAGAAATAAGCTCATTCTGCGAACACGAACCGGCACTCAAGCAATATGAACATTTCTTCGATGATGTCCTTCGGGCAAAGCCACATACGCGATCTTCCGAGGTTGAGTCTGTGCTTGCAGATCTTGGTGAAATCGCGAGTTCACCGTCAGATATCTATGGAATGTTATCAAATGCCGACATGACATTCCCAACCGTTGATCATCCAGACCCTGGTGAGGATACAATTGAAATAACTCTTGGAAACTTCACAAAGCTACAAAAACATCCAGACCGCGCATTTCGACAGACCGTTTACGAGCAGTTCTATGATGAGTGGAAGGATGTTCGGAATACAGTCGGAACCGCATTACAAAACAGCGTAAAGAAAGATGTCAAATACGCCCGTGCCCGACGATATGAATCTGCCCGTGCTGCCTCACTTGATGGTCCAAATGTTCCTGTAACGGTATATGATACTCTGTGCGAGACCGTTCGAGATAATCTTGAGCATCTTCATCGTCATGCCCGACTAAAACAAGCAGCTCTTAATCTTAATGAACTTCGTCCCTGGGATTTTTACATCTCACTCACCGGTGATGAGAGTCCTAAAATTCCATATGACCGTGCAACAACATATATTACTGATGCCGTTGCTCCACTTGGGTCGGAATATCAACAGCGTGTCGCTGATGGGCTTGAATCTCGGTGGGTTGATGTCTATGAGAATCGCGGAAAACGATCTGGTGCGTTTTCCTCTGGAGCATATGATACGCAGCCATTTATTCTGATGAATTATCAAGATGATATTTCATCGATGTTTACTCTTGCACATGAACTCGGTCATTCAATGCACTCCGAGCTCGCGAAGAACGCCCAACCGTGGCAGTATGCTGATTACACAATATTTGTTGCTGAGGTAGCGTCGACAGTCAATGAAACGTTATTAACTAATCATTTGCTTGAAACGCTTGAGGATGACACGCTTCGTTTACACATTCTTGATGAGTATCTTGAGCGTGTTCGCTCGACGCTTTACAGACAAACAATGTTTGCAGAATTTGAATCAACCATTCACGAAATAATCGAGGAGGGTGGCGCACTCACGCCTGATCGCTTTGATGAAATATATCGTGACTTGAAAGAAACATATTATCAACCAGCGGTACTTGATGACCGAATCGCTCGTGAGTGGATGCGTATTCCACATTTCTATTATTCGTTTTATGTCTATCAGTATGCAACCGGCATTTCAGCCGCTATTGCGATTGTTGATCAAATTGATACAGACGGAGAAGATGCGGCTGAAGACTATCGAAGTGCACTCGAACTTGGAGGCTCAGCATATCCAATCGATATTCTCCAAACAGCTGGTGTTGATATGACTGATGCGGCACCAATTGAATCTGCACTCACAGGATATGCCGACTATCTTGATCAGATGGAGGCGCTTATTGAGTAG